GGCGACGGTGAGCAACGAGGACCCGATCGGGCCGGTGTCGAAGCGCAGCAGCTGGGAGATCGGGACGTGCGGGACCTCGGCGTCGCGCCCGCCGACGAAGGTCGACCAGGCGGCGTCGGGCGACGCCAGCTCGAGCGCCCACGGGAGGTGGAGGGCGACGGCGACGACCCCGGCGCCGAGCGCGGTCACCCCCATGCGCAGCAGCCCGCGGAGGCGGCCGGCGACGAGGGATCCGGGCAGCGCGGCCACGACGAGGGCCAGCGGGAGCGCCGCCCAGATCGGGTCGACGGCGGCCGGGAGGGCGACGAGGACGCCGAGGACGAGGGTCTGGCGCCACAGCGGCGGCACGTCGACCCGCGGTCCCGCGGGCGGGTCCGGCGCCCCGAACGGGGCGTCGCCGGACGCCCGCAGCAGGCGGGCGAACACCCACGGCACGAGGCCGTAGGCCAGCAGTCCGCTCCAGGAGCCGGTGGCGAGCGAGTCGTAGCCGATCGGGATGGCGAGGTAGGCGAACAGCCCCGAGATCGACGCGCGCACCGAGTGCGCCGGCGCGAGAAGGCGCCACACTCCGAGGAGGCCGAGCGGCAGCATGCCGAGGACGAGGATCGTGCGCAGCAGCCCCGCGGCACCGAGCAGGAGCGCGTTGCCGGCCGCGAGGAGCAGGTACCCCGACGCAGCGAAGCCCTCCGAGCCCGTGCCGGCGCGCCGCCAGCTCGACCACCACTCGTCGAGGATCGGCCGGATCTGCTCCGGGAACGGCACCAGCTCGCCGATCGCGGGGATGGGTCGGGCGAGCAGGTGGCGGCTCCCCACCACGAGCACGAGGACCACGGCGAGCCACGCCACGAGGGCGCTGCGCCGTCCCGGGCCGGCGACGGTGTCGACGAGGCGCCGACCGATGGTGGCCGCCGACCCGAAGGGGTCCTCCCCGACCGCCAGCTGCCCGCGGAGGAACGCGGCGATGCGGGCGCTGCCGCCCACCTGGAGGGATCGGATCTCGGCGTCGGGGACCCGACGCACGGACTGGAGGGCGCGCCGACGCTGCCGGAGGCTGCCGAGGCGTCGGAGGTTCCAGGTCCAGGCGCTGGCGACGTCGCGAGCCTGTCCCGGCCGGCCCGTCACGAGGGCGAAGAGCACCTCCCCCAGGTGGACGACGAGCAGCTGCGGGACGATCCGCACGAGACTCAGCGGACGGTAGGCCCCGAGCATCGCTCGGAGGCGGTGGCGGAACTGGAGCCGGCGACGGTCGTCGACGGGCCGCCGCTCGCCGAGGGCCTCGAGGTGCCGCACCCGCGCCGCGGGGGCGACGAGCACGCGCCCGCCGGCCACGTGCGCCCTCCAGCACAGGTCGAGGTCGTCGCCGAACCAGGAGCCGTCGGGGTCGAAGCCGCCGATGGCGTCGAGCAGGTCGGCGCGCACCAGCGTGAAGCCGTCGGGGACGGTGAACACGTCGCGGACGGCGTCGTGCTGCTCCTGGTCGAGCTCGCCCCGCTCGACCGTCGGGACCGGGTAGCCGAACTTGTCGGCCCCCTCGCCGGCCGCGAGGAGGCGTGCGGGGTCGTCCCACCGGGTCATCTTCGGGCCGACCACGGCGGCGTTGGAGCGGAAGGCCTCCTCGACGAGGGCGCGCACGGCACCGGGGTCCGGCAGGACGTCGTCGTGGGCCAGGATCACGAGCGGCCCGACGTCGACCTGGGACCGGGCCGCGTCGATCGCCCGCCCGAAGCCCGGGTTCTCCTCGAGCCGCAGCGTGCGCGCCGTCGGAAGGGTCGCCGCCACGCGCGGTGCAACCGGCTCGTCGCTGGCGGCGTCGACCACCACGACGTCGAGCGCCGGGTACTCGAGCGCCGCCACGGCGCCGAGGACGTCGTCGAACCACGCCCCGGGCTCGTGCGCCACCATCAGGAGCGTCACGGGCGGCGCCGTCGGGGCACCCCCTCGGTCACGGGTGGGTGCCGCGGCGTCAGGGGGCGCGGGGCTCGCCCCCGGCTGGTCGTCCACGGCATCCACGATCGATCGAGGGTACCGCCTGCCGAGTGCCACACCCGTCATCCGTCCGTAACATTGGGCACGTGGACGACGACCAGCACGACGACGCCGAGCGCACCGCTCCGCCCCCTCCCCCGGATGCCGGGCCTCGGGCCGAGGAGGTCGTCGCCGACGCCCTCGAACGCCTCGGGCGCGGGGCCACGGAGGTCGCCGAGACGATGGTCGGCCTCGGGGTCCTCGGCGTCAACCGGCTGCAGTCGCTGCGCCGCGACCTGGCGGCGCGGGCCGAGCAGGCGCGGGAGCGCCAGCGTCCCGACGCGTGACCCTCCGGGTCGCCCTCGACGCCACGCCGTTGCTCGGCGCGCGCACCGGTGTCGGCGTCTTCACCCTCGAGGTGCTCCGCCACCTCCCCGCCACCGGTGTCGACGTCCTCGCCTACGCGACGAGCTGGCGCGGCCGCCACCTCCTCGGGACGACCGTGCCCCCGGGCGTGCGCGTCGCCCGTCGGCCGCAGGCCGCCCGCCCCCTCCGCGAGCTGTGGCGCCGCGGGGACCGGCCCCCGATCGAGTGGTGGACGGGCGCGATCGACGTCGTCCACGGCACGAACTTCGTCGTGCCCCCCACCCGCCGGGCCGCCCAGGTCGTGAGCATCCACGACCTCACCTTCCACCACCACCCCGAGATGTCCACGCGCCACACGCTCGAGTACCCGGGCCTCATCCGCTGGGCACTCGCACGCGGCGCGTGGGTGCACGCCGACACCCGGTTCGGCGCCGAGGAGATCGTCGACGTCTTCGGCGCCGACCCCGAGCGCGTCGTCACCGTCCCTCTCGGCGTCTCCCCCGTGCCCGAGGCCGAGGTCGCCGACGGCCGGGCCCTGGCCGGGGGCGACCGCTTCGTCCTCGCGGTGGGCACCGTCGAGCCGCGCAAGGACCTGCCCGGCCTCGTCGACGCCTTCGACGCCCTCGCCGCCGACGACCACGAGCTGCGGCTCGTGCTCGCCGGGCCGGACGGGTGGGCCGCCGACCAGCTGACGGCGCGGGTGGCGCGCTCGCCCCATCGCGCCCGCATCGTGCGCCTCGGGTGGGTCGACGACCTCCAGCGCGCCGCCCTCCTCCGGGCCGCCACCGTCCTCGCCTACCCGTCGCGCTACGAGGGGTTCGGCCTGCCGCCCCTCGAGGCGATGTCGGTCGGGACGCCCGTGGTCACCACCGCCGTCGGCCCGCTCCCCGAGGTGCTCGGCGACGCCGCGGCGTTCGTGCCCGCCGGTGACCCCGACGACCTGGCCGGGGCCATCGCGGTGCTCCTCGACGACGAGGACGAGCGGGCACGCCGGCGCGCCGCCGGCCTGGAGCGCGCCGCGTCGTACACGTGGGCGGCCTGCGCGGAGGGGCTCTCCGAGCTCTACCGCCGGGCCGCGTCGGCGCGGTGACCGCCGTCCCGGCCCGTCGTCAGGGCCCTCCTACACTCGGCGGAGTGCGCACCCCGGCCCCGCCCCGATGAAGGCCCTCGTCACCGGTTCGTCCGGCTTCGCGGGGACGTACCTCCGGGAGCACCTCGAGGCGCACGGCGACGAGGTCGCCGGGCTCGACCGCGCCGAGGGCACGGACCTGACCGACGCCGCGGCCGTGCACCGCCGGCTGGAGGAGGTGCGCCCCGAGGTCGTCTACCACCTCGGCGGCATCGCCGACGTGGGCGCCTCCTGGGAGGACCCGGTCGGCACCTTCACCGCCAACGCCACCGGCACCCTCCACCTCCTCGAAGCGGCGCGGGCCACCGGCGTGCGGCGCGTGCTCGTCATCGGCTCGGCCGAGGTGTACGGCATCGTGCCCGAGGACCGCATGCCCCTGACGGAGGCCGATCCCCTCCGCCCGGTGTCGCCCTACGGCGTCAGCAAGGTCGCCGCCGAGCACCTGGCCCTCCAGGCCTGGGACGGCCACGGCCTCGAGACGGTGCGCGTGCGTGCTTTCAACCACCTGGGCCCGGGCCAGTCCGAGCGGTTCGTGGCCGGCGCGATCGCCCACCGCATCGCCCGGGCCGAGCGCGAGGGCAGCGACGAGATCGAGGTCGGGAACCTCACGCCGCGACGGGACTTCACCGACGTGCGCGACGTCGCCCGCGCCTACCGCCTCCTCATGACCAGGGCGCCCGCCGGCGAGGTCTACAACGTGTGCTCGGGTCGGGACGTCGCGATCTCCGACCTGGCCGAGACCCTCGTCGGGTTGGCCGACCGGCCGCTGCGCCTTGCCGTCGACCCCGCGCTCCAGCGGGTGGTCGACC
This portion of the Actinomarinicola tropica genome encodes:
- a CDS encoding glycosyltransferase family 4 protein, with amino-acid sequence MTLRVALDATPLLGARTGVGVFTLEVLRHLPATGVDVLAYATSWRGRHLLGTTVPPGVRVARRPQAARPLRELWRRGDRPPIEWWTGAIDVVHGTNFVVPPTRRAAQVVSIHDLTFHHHPEMSTRHTLEYPGLIRWALARGAWVHADTRFGAEEIVDVFGADPERVVTVPLGVSPVPEAEVADGRALAGGDRFVLAVGTVEPRKDLPGLVDAFDALAADDHELRLVLAGPDGWAADQLTARVARSPHRARIVRLGWVDDLQRAALLRAATVLAYPSRYEGFGLPPLEAMSVGTPVVTTAVGPLPEVLGDAAAFVPAGDPDDLAGAIAVLLDDEDERARRRAAGLERAASYTWAACAEGLSELYRRAASAR
- a CDS encoding glycosyltransferase family 2 protein, encoding MDAVDDQPGASPAPPDAAAPTRDRGGAPTAPPVTLLMVAHEPGAWFDDVLGAVAALEYPALDVVVVDAASDEPVAPRVAATLPTARTLRLEENPGFGRAIDAARSQVDVGPLVILAHDDVLPDPGAVRALVEEAFRSNAAVVGPKMTRWDDPARLLAAGEGADKFGYPVPTVERGELDQEQHDAVRDVFTVPDGFTLVRADLLDAIGGFDPDGSWFGDDLDLCWRAHVAGGRVLVAPAARVRHLEALGERRPVDDRRRLQFRHRLRAMLGAYRPLSLVRIVPQLLVVHLGEVLFALVTGRPGQARDVASAWTWNLRRLGSLRQRRRALQSVRRVPDAEIRSLQVGGSARIAAFLRGQLAVGEDPFGSAATIGRRLVDTVAGPGRRSALVAWLAVVLVLVVGSRHLLARPIPAIGELVPFPEQIRPILDEWWSSWRRAGTGSEGFAASGYLLLAAGNALLLGAAGLLRTILVLGMLPLGLLGVWRLLAPAHSVRASISGLFAYLAIPIGYDSLATGSWSGLLAYGLVPWVFARLLRASGDAPFGAPDPPAGPRVDVPPLWRQTLVLGVLVALPAAVDPIWAALPLALVVAALPGSLVAGRLRGLLRMGVTALGAGVVAVALHLPWALELASPDAAWSTFVGGRDAEVPHVPISQLLRFDTGPIGSSLLTVAVLVAAAYVLLVGRGWRLAWAARAWSVALVGWGLLWAAGMGWVPVALPPAELLLAPAAVGMALATGLGAAAFDLDVRRRGFSWRQLASLAAGVALLLAALPVVAGAVGGRWLMPRADHHEALEFLDEAAAASDQRVVWFGHPEVLPVTGWPLVDGVSYATTLDGTPVAQDLWPGHPEDDDAPLRSSIDLALDGRTSRLGRLLAPMGVEYVVVVHRAAPAPYGGASRPAPPALTAALDEQLDLERLDVNPAVTVYRNASWSPRVAVHPAGTVAEAESLLPDGARLAATTDLAATAEPLEEHGPASASADLPEGVEVLVGSTPTDGWQVEVDGADLPVRRGFGWAPLVPIDTSGEVEVGWATATSHRLVLVAQLAIVALVAVVMYLTRAEAREQRRPGRTDRRRQVADRPPARRRARRDDGARRRAASPAPPPPAADEAVPRRRRRTR
- a CDS encoding GDP-mannose 4,6-dehydratase; translated protein: MKALVTGSSGFAGTYLREHLEAHGDEVAGLDRAEGTDLTDAAAVHRRLEEVRPEVVYHLGGIADVGASWEDPVGTFTANATGTLHLLEAARATGVRRVLVIGSAEVYGIVPEDRMPLTEADPLRPVSPYGVSKVAAEHLALQAWDGHGLETVRVRAFNHLGPGQSERFVAGAIAHRIARAEREGSDEIEVGNLTPRRDFTDVRDVARAYRLLMTRAPAGEVYNVCSGRDVAISDLAETLVGLADRPLRLAVDPALQRVVDLPVSRGDRSKIRADTGWEPTIPLEETLGDLLDVVRATVAAP